One part of the Paramormyrops kingsleyae isolate MSU_618 chromosome 2, PKINGS_0.4, whole genome shotgun sequence genome encodes these proteins:
- the LOC111838351 gene encoding guanine nucleotide exchange factor subunit RIC1-like: MYFLTGWPRKLLCPLRREEESFRIQPSFQRFYFAVLSETHLDIWFSWPSALIVSYSESAESAARFGPYQQAEWKTDDTMIALGTANGYLLMFDVVNDKEDKFPYGPQHPKWRLHMLTAGQKEKQSVPTLSLEMKKPLNLEAPINSLQCVHEELVACTADGYLHVLRWHGASSTRRAISVCSVPFALELHPDQGAHGPLPGLDGVHIRDMEHCLTLDGVAVVLGDGRLGFISPTSGGFAANPLQGVWASDIKDGLCVAVNDKYRLMAFGCASGSVLVYTLDGATGSMQLSHKLELTPKRYPDVWNKTGRVKLIRWSPDCSVVMVTWERGGLSLWSVFGAQLVCTLSEDFAYRLDGTKKEPLKINSMAWGPEGYHLWVLASSGGEGACDRPRQSEILQFQFLRSASAANGCTNDLGQVVLLGQDRLYLMPGDAAQPHPYSGPQRQGSSSFCAEGLSSTSTSQGSGTVLGYRHWHVVQIHSTYIEANWPIRFTAIDPSGQQVAIAGRHGLAHYSLVTRKWKLFGNVAQELAMVVTAGLAWWNNHIVVTCFNLAEQREELRFYPQTCNLDNAHASATKLHSETLLLHVSRSTALRFRADCFIDLYSVSLRLDRVRPSVSVELLQVVSLSRYIPQPAIVVSIMLTSICTATGSAVKPHQVCLTESILLNMAGQLIMLQRDDSKFQVQEKETMPDQKKLFPFCPPVVLAQCVENVWTAGRSNKQKRYLLEALWISCGAAGMKVWLPLFPRDCRKAHSFLSRRIMLPFHISIFPLAVLFEDALVLGATSEAVLYDGQGLPPDSLEVIFPFCTVERTSQIYLHHILQQLLVRNLGEQAVLLAQSCAGLPYFSHVLELMVHVVLEEEASSREPIPDPLLPTVAKFIAEFPLFLQTIAHCARKTEYALWNYLFAAVGNPKDLFEECLMAKDLDTAASYLVILQNMEVPEISRKHATLLFSTALEQGKWDLCRQMIRFLKAIGSGELEAPPPTPATQEAGLTGGVEFFRRRHSNVSHSADSVPPGAITPQKTPRIPCDRHSKGCGSTESVYITLILERHARRLLEEVRLKDLGCFSAHLGFELIGWLCRERSRAARLDNFVEAIKRLHQDFLWPFPISIDCSVQASLLNDSYRIGQSSQLQKSESENSLRNIQVDTVPPAVGHSNYISQDILGAELHLQDAFLSAFPHKRDESSIGSATDLTEVSSVADGDWASADEDFASTASLTHGQLEHISKDLASRGPLRSQLQLRYLLHIFMEAGCFEWCIVIGLVLQEAAVIKQVLGFLDSVPAERVQGIRSSLLAMNAWASSDCLGYKPLLNHIWDQLQKVDVMEEPDRAEAPASSSPSNSMELPDSRTEDSLGPEALLSTAPAVPPAAPPAAMEDPTEQQHAVLPQEEEANTCSLS; the protein is encoded by the exons ACTGCCAATGGATACCTACTCATGTTTGATGTAGTGAATGACAAGGAGGACAAATTCCCGTATGGGCCTCAGCATCCTAA GTGGCGTCTTCACATGCTCACtgctgggcagaaggaaaagcagaGTGTCCCCACCCTTAGCCTGGAGATGAAGAAGCCATTGAATCTGGAGGCCCCCATTAATAG CCTACAGTGTGTCCATGAGGAGCTGGTGGCGTGCACGGCAGACGGGTACCTGCATGTCCTGCGATGGCACGGGGCATCCAGCACCCGCAGGGCTATCAGTGTCTGCAGCGTGCCCTTCGCCTTGGAACTGCACCCCGATCAGG GTGCACACGGCCCCTTGCCGGGCCTGGACGGTGTGCACATTCGGGACATGGAGCACTGCTTAACACTGGATGGCGTTGCCGTGGTGCTGGGCGACGGTCGGCTAGGCTTCATCAGCCCCACCTCTGGGGGGTTTGCGGCAAAT CCTCTGCAGGGCGTTTGGGCTTCCGATATCAAGGATGGGCTGTGCGTGGCCGTCAATGACAAATACCGGCTGATGGCGTTTGGCTgtgccag TGGTTCTGTCTTGGTGTATACCTTAGATGGTGCCACAGGCTCGATGCAGCTGTCTCACAAACTGGAACTGACACCAAAACGCTACCCAG ATGTTTGGAATAAAACTGGACGGGTGAAGCTGATACGGTGGTCACCTGACTGCAGCGTCGTCATGGTGACTTGGGAGCGCGGCGGCCTGTCTCTGTGGAGTGTGTTCGGGGCCCAGCTTGTCTGCACACTGAGCGAGGACTTTGC GTACCGGTTAGATGGCACCAAGAAAGAGCCCTTGAAGATCAACTCCATG GCATGGGGGCCAGAGGGGTACCATCTGTGGGTGCTGGCCAGCAGTGGTGGTGAAGGGGCATGTGACAGACCTCGACAGTCGGAGATACTGCAGTTCCAATTCCTCAGGAGTGCCTCAGCAGCCAATGGGTGCACG AACGACCTGGGGCAGGTGGTCCTGCTGGGGCAGGACAGGCTGTACCTGATGCCCGGAGACGCGGCCCAGCCTCACCCATACTCGGGCCCCCAGAGACAGGGCAGCAGTAGCTTCTGTGCTGAAGGCCTGTCCTCCACTTCAACCTCTCAGGGATCAGGCACTGTGCTGGGCTACAGACACTGGCATGTCGTGCAG ATTCACAGCACATACATAGAGGCCAACTGGCCAATAAGA TTTACAGCCATAGATCCaagtggccagcaggtggctaTAGCAGGGAGACATGGTCTTGCACACTACTCTTTGGTCACTAGGAAGTGGAAGCTGTTTGGGAACGTAGCCCAG GAACTAGCCATGGTGGTCACTGCAGGACTTGCATGGTGGAACAACCACATTGTGGTTACCTGCTTCAATTTAGCTGAGCAACGAGAAGAG CTCAGGTTCTACCCTCAGACGTGTAACCTGGACAACGCTCACGCCAGCGCAACCAAGCTGCACTCGGAGACGCTGCTGTTGCACGTGTCCCGCAGCACGGCCCTGCGCTTCCGGGCAGACTGCTTCATCGATCTCTACAGCGTCAGCCTTAGGCTGGATAG GGTCAGACCCTCAGTCAGTGTGGAGCTGCTACAGGTGGTGTCTTTATCCCGCTACATCCCTCAGCCAGCCATAGTGGTGTCTATCATGCTCACTTCAATTTGCACTGCGACAGGAAGCGCCGTGAAACCCCACCAG GTCTGCCTCACAGAGAGTATCCTTCTCAACATGGCAGGACAGCTTATCATGCTGCAAAGGGACGACTCCAAATTTCAGGTGCAAGAAAAGGAAACCATGCCTGATCAGAAGAAGCTG TTCCCATTTTGCCCCCCCGTGGTGCTGGCACAGTGCGTGGAGAATGTGTGGACGGCCGGTCGCAGCAACAAGCAGAAGCGCTACCTCCTGGAAGCTCTTTGGATCTCCTGTGGCGCGGCGGGCATGAAGGTCTGGCTTCCGCTCTTTCCGCGCGACTGTCGCAAGGCCCACTCCTTCCTGTCCCGGCGCATCATGCTGCCATTCCACATCAGCATCTTCCCCCTGGCTGTGCTCTTTGAAGATGCACTGGTCTTGGGGGCTACCAGTGAAGCGGTGCTGTATGACGGCCAAGGGTTGCCCCCAGATTCCTTGGAGGTCATCTTTCCTTTCTGCACTGTGGAGCGCACGTCTCAGATCTACCTCCATCACATCCTACAGCAGCTGCTTGTGCGGAATCTTGGAGAGCAGGCCGTGCTGCTGGCCCAGTCTTGTGCTGGGCTTCCATACTTCTCCCACGTACTGGAGCTGATGGTCCACGTGGTCCTGGAAGAGGAGGCCAGCTCCCGGGAGCCCATCCCTGACCCGCTGCTGCCCACTGTGGCCAAGTTCATTGCCGAGTTCCCCCTATTCCTCCAGACCATTGCGCACTGCGCACGCAAGACTGAGTATGCCCTCTGGAACTACCTGTTTGCTGCCGTCGGCAACCCTAAGGACTTGTTTGAGGAGTGTCTGATGGCCAAAGACCTGGACACAGCTGCCTCCTATCTCGTCATCCTTCAA AACATGGAAGTGCCGGAAATTAGCCGCAAGCACGCTACCCTGCTGTTCAGTACTGCTCTGGAGCAAGGCAAGTGGGACCTGTGCCGTCAGATGATTAGATTCCTCAAAGCGATTGGCTCTGGGGAGTTAGAGGCGCCGCCCCCCACACCAGCCACTCAG GAAGCCGGCCTGACGGGGGGCGTGGAGTTTTTCCGCCGGCGACACAGTAATGTGTCTCATTCGGCTGACAGTGTCCCCCCAGGAGCGATCACTCCACAGAAAACTCCCAGAATCCCTTGCGACAG ACACAGCAAAGGCTGCGGGAGCACGGAGAGCGTGTACATCACCCTGATCCTGGAGCGGCATGCACGGCGCCTCCTAGAGGAGGTGCGCTTGAAGGACCTGGGCTGTTTCTCCGCTCATTTGGGCTTCgagctgattggctggctgtGCAGGGAGCGAAGTCGGGCGGCCCGCTTAGATAACTTCGTAGAGGCCATCAAGAGGCTGCACCAGGATTTCCTCTGGCCGTTTCCCATCAGCATTGACTGCTCTGTCCAGGCCTCCCTCCTGAACGATAGCTACCGCATAG GGCAAAGCAGTCAGTTGCAGAAGTCTGAGTCAGAGAACAGTCTCCGGAATATCCAGGTGGacacagtgccccctgctgttggCCATAGCAATTACATCAGCCAGGACATCCTTGGGGCAGAGCTGCATCTCCAGGATGCTTTCCTCTCTGCGTTTCCACACAAAA GGGATGAGTCCAGCATCGGCTCAGCCACGGACCTCACCGAGGTCAGCTCTGTGGCAGACGGGGACTGGGCCTCGGCCGATGAGGATTTTGCCTCCACCGCCAGCCTGACGCACGGGCAGCTGGAGCACATCTCCAAAgacctggccagcaggggcccaCTCAGGTCTCAGCTGCAGCTCAG GTACCTGCTGCACATTTTCATGGAAGCCGGCTGCTTTGAATGGTGTATAGTCATTGGGCTCGTCCTCCAGGAAGCAGCAGTCATCAAGCAGGTGCTTGGCTTCCTGGACAGTGTCCCCGCTGAGAGAGTTCAGGGGATCCGCAGTAGCCTGCTAGCGATGAATGCCTGGGCTTCATCTGATTG TCTTGGATACAAGCCCCTCCTCAACCACATCTGGGATCAGCTACAAAAAGTGGATGTGATGGAGGAGCCGGACAGAGCAGAAGCTCCAGCGTCCTCCAGCCCCTCCAATTCCATGGAGCTGCCGGACTCCAGGACAGAAGACAGCCTCGGGCCAGAAGCTCTCCTGAGTACAGCCCCTGCAGTGccccctgcagcgccccctgcagccaTGGAGGACCCTACTGAGCAGCAACATGCTGTGCTGCCCCAGGAAGAGGAGGCAAATACATGTAGCCTTTCCTGA